In Helianthus annuus cultivar XRQ/B chromosome 9, HanXRQr2.0-SUNRISE, whole genome shotgun sequence, the following are encoded in one genomic region:
- the LOC110879767 gene encoding uncharacterized protein LOC110879767, producing the protein MKKMPSPETHEFDERDLPMAKLEISVDVEENKGLTSDSESPTSSPTSSRSSCSSGSGGCFSRSITDEDDGDHDDNDNDNDNDDCLDDWEAMADALAADDIQKNHNQEYPVHETSAKKPEPVTIKTGQVDFRAPVSFRAWRLDDASRPQSLPNLLKQNRFPMKSRGVQFAPSSCPICCEDLDITDSSFLPFLCGYRLCLFCHKKILEDIGRCPGCRKQYGQIDHRTTPFKLTRYYSVNPPH; encoded by the coding sequence ATGAAAAAAATGCCTTCTCCAGAGACACACGAATTCGACGAGAGAGACCTTCCAATGGCGAAATTGGAAATCAGTGTTGATGTGGAAGAGAACAAGGGTTTGACGAGCGATTCGGAATCTCCCACCAGCAGTCCTACTAGTAGTAGAAGCAGCTGTAGCAGTGGCAGTGGCGGTTGTTTTTCGAGAAGCATCACAGATGAAGATGACGGTGATCATGACGATAacgataatgataatgataatgacgACTGTTTGGATGACTGGGAAGCTATGGCTGATGCTTTAGCAGCCGATGACATTCAAAAGAATCATAATCAGGAGTACCCTGTGCATGAAACCTCAGCCAAGAAGCCAGAGCCAGTTACGATTAAAACGGGTCAAGTGGATTTCCGGGCACCTGTTAGTTTTCGGGCCTGGAGGCTTGATGATGCTTCGCGTCCTCAAAGTCTGCCAAATTTGCTAAAACAAAATCGTTTCCCCATGAAATCAAGAGGTGTTCAGTTTGCTCCATCATCTTGTCCTATATGTTGTGAAGATTTAGACATAACCGATTCAAGTTTTCTTCCTTTCCTGTGTGGGTATAGACTCTGTCTTTTCTGCCACAAGAAAATTCTTGAAGATATTGGTCGGTGTCCTGGATGCAGGAAGCAGTATGGCCAGATTGACCA